A genomic segment from Candidatus Desulfarcum epimagneticum encodes:
- a CDS encoding hypothetical protein (Evidence 5 : Unknown function): protein MMVGDFHVGRKYNVFENYINETTRERRKCETETEGREGGFGSMKLPRE from the coding sequence ATGATGGTGGGTGACTTTCACGTTGGGCGCAAGTACAATGTTTTTGAAAACTATATAAACGAGACTACGAGAGAGAGGCGGAAATGCGAAACCGAGACAGAAGGTCGAGAGGGGGGATTCGGTTCGATGAAATTGCCAAGAGAATAA